Within Leeuwenhoekiella sp. MAR_2009_132, the genomic segment ATTGTTACCTGTAGTGGTGTTCCATCTGTATAATCCTCAGGATTGGTTGCAGTACCATCAGCAAAGGTGATGTCTACTACAATATCCTCATAACTTGGTTATCTAAAGTCACTACAAAGACTGCATCTGCTCCTTCTGCTACGGTTACATCTGCAATAGTAATAGTTGGTGCTGCGCCGTCATTGTCGGTGATTGTTCCGGTTCCGGTTGCACTTGGAGCCGCTGTAGTTCCACTAGCTACCGTTCCCGTTACCGTAAAGTTTTCGTCTACTTCAAATAAAGCATCGTCTACTGTTGGGAACGTGATTGGTCCACTGGTAGTCTGTCCCGCTGGGATTGTTACCTGTAGCGGTATTCCGTCTGTATAATCCTCAGGATTGGTTGCAGTACCATCAGCAAAGGTGATGTCTACTACGATATCCTCATAACTTGGTTTATCTAAAGTCACTACAAAGACTGCATCTGCTCCTTCTGCTACTGTTACATCTGCAATAGTAATAGTTGGTGCTGCACCGTCATTGTCGGTGATTGTTCCGGTTCCAGTTGCACTTGGAGCCGCTGTAGTTCCACTAGCTACTGTTCCCGTTACCGTAAAGTTTTCGTCTACTTCAAATAAAGCATCGTCTACTGTTGGGAACGTGATTGGTCCACTGGTAGTCTGTCCCGCAGGGATTGTTACCTGTAGTGGTGTTCCATCTGTATAATCCTCAGGATTGGTTGCAGTACCATCAGCAAAGGTGATGTCTACTACGATATCCTCATAACTTGGTTTATCTAAAGTCACTACAAAGACTGCATCTACTCCTTCTGCTACTGTTACATCTGCAATAGTAATAGTTGGTGCTGCACCGTCGTTGTCGGTGATTGTTCCGGTTCCGGTTGCACTTGGAGCTGCTGTAGTTCCACTAGCTACTGTTCCCGTTACCGTAAAGTTTTCGTTTACTTCAAATAAAGCATCGTCTACTGTTGGGAACGTGATTGGTCCGCTGGTAGTCTGTCCCGCTGGGATTGTTACCTGTAGCGGTGTTCCGTCTGTATAATCCTCAGGATTGGTTGCAGTACCATCAGCAAAGGTGATGTCTACTACGATATCCTCATAACTTGGCTTATCTAAAGTCACTACAAAGACTGCATCTACTCCTTCTGCTACTGTTACATCTGCAATAGTAATAGTTGGTGCTGCACCGTCATTGTCGGTGATTGTTCCGGTTCCGGTTGCACTTGGAGCTGCTGTAGTTCCACTAGCTACTGTTCCCGTTACCGTAAAGTTTTCGTTTACTTCAAATAAAGCATCGTCTACTGTTGGGAACGTGATTGGTCCACTGGTAGTCTGTCCCGCTGGGATTGTTACCTGTAGCGGTGTTCCATCTGTATAATCTTCAGGATTGGTTGCAGTACCATCAGCAAAGGTGATGTCTACTACGATATCCTCATAACTTGGCTTATCTAAAGTCACTACAAAGACTGCATCTGCTCCTTCTGCTACTGTTACATCTGCAATAGTAATAGTTGGTGCTGCACCGTCATTGTCGGTGATTGTTCCAGTTCCGGTTGCATTTGGAGCTGCTGTAGTTCCACTAGCTACTGTTCCCGTTACCGTAAAGTTTTCGTTTACTTCAAATAAAGCATCGTCTACTGTTGGGAACGTGATTGGTCCACTAGTAGTCTGTCCCGCAGGGATTGTTACCTGTAGCGGTGTTCCGTCTGTATAATCCTCAGGATTGGTTGCAGTACCATCAGCAAAGGTGATGTCTACTACAATATCCTCATAACTTGGCTTATCTAAAGTCACTACAAAGACTGCATCTGCTCCTTCTGCTACTGTTACATCTGCAATAGTAATAGTTGGTGCTGCGCCGTCATTGTCGGTGATTGTTCCAGTTCCGGTTGCATTTGGAGCTGCTGTAGTTCCACTAGCTACTGTTCCCGTTACCGTAAAGTTTTCGTTTATTTCAAATAAAGCATCGTCTACTGTTGGGAACGTGATTGGTCCGCTGGTAGTCTGTCCCGCAGGGATTGTTACCTGTAGCGGTGTTCCATCTGTATAATCCTCAGGATTGGTTGCAGTACCATCAGCAAAGGTGATGTCTACTACGATATCCTCATAACTTGGTTTATCTAAAGTCACTACAAAGACTGCATCTACTCCTTCTGCTACTGTTACATCTGCAATAGTAATAGTTGGTGCTGCGCCGTCATTGTCGGTGATTGTTCCGGTTCCGGTTGCACTTGGAGCTGCTGTAGTTCCACTAGCTACTGTTCCCGTTACCGTAAAGTTTTCGGCTACTTCAAATAAAGCATCGTCTACTGTTGGGAACGTGATTGGTCCGCTGGTAGTCTGTCCCGCTGGGATTGTTACCTGTAGCGGTGTTCCGTCTGTATAATCCTCAGGATTGGTTGCAGTACCATCAGCAAAGGTGATGTCTACTACGATATCCTCATAACTTGGTTTATCTAAAGTCACTACAAAGACTGCATCTACTCCTTCTGCTACTGTTACATCTGCAATAGTAATAGTTGGTGCTGCACCGTCATTGTCGGTGATTGTTCCGGTTCCGGTTGCACTTGGAGCTGCTGTAGTTCCACTAGCTACTGTTCCCGTTACCGTAAAGTTTTCGTCTACTTCAAATAAAGCATCGTCTACTGTTGGGAACGTGATTGGTCCGCTGGTAGTCTGTCCCGCTGGGATTATTACCTGTAGCGGTGTTCCGTCTGTATAATCCTCAGGATTGGTTGCAGTACCATCAGCAAAGGTGATGTCTACTACGATATCCTCATAACTTGGTTTATCTAAAGTCACTACAAAGACTGCATCTACTCCTTCTGCTACTGTTACATCTGCAATAGTAATAGTTGGTGCTGCACCGTCGTTGTCGGTGATTGTTCCGGTTCCAGTTGCACTTGGAGCTGCTGTAGTTCCACTAGCTACCGTTCCCGTTACCGTAAAGTTTTCGTTTACTTCAAATAAAGCATCGTCTACTGTTGGGAACGTGATTGGTCCGCTGGTAGTCTGTCCCGCAGGGATTGTTACCTGTAGCGGTGTTCCATCTGTATAATCTTCAGGATTGGTTGCAGTACCATCAGCAAAGGTGATGTCTACTACGATATCCTCATAACTTGGTTTATCTAAAGTCACTACAAAGACTGCATCTACTCCTTCTGCTACTGTTACATCTGCAATAGTAATAGTTGGTGCTGCACCGTCATTGTCGGTGATTGTTCCGGTTCCGGTTGCATTTGGAGCTGCTGTAGTTCCACTAGCTACTGTTCCCGTTACCGTAAAGTTTTCGTCTACTTCAAATAAAGCATCGTCTACTGTTGGGAACGTGATTGGTCCGCTGGTAGTCTGTCCCGCAGGGATTGTTACCTGTAGCGGTGTTCCATCTGTATAATCCTCAGGATTGGTTGCAGTACCATCAGCAAAGGTGATGTCTACTACGATATCCTCATAACTTGGTTTATCTAAAGTCACTACAAAGACTGCATCTACTCCTTCTGCTACTGTTACATCTGCAATAGTAATAGTTGGTGCTGCACCGTCATTGTCGGTGATTGTTCCAGTTCCGGTTGCATTTGGAGCTGCTGTAGTTCCACTAGCTACTGTTCCCGTTACCGTAAAGTTTTCGTTTACTTCAAATAAAGCATCATCTACTGTTGGGAACGTGATTGGTCCGCTGGTAGTCTGTCCCGCTGGGATTGTTACCTGTAGCGGTGTTCCATCTGTATAATCTTCAGGATTGGTTGCAGTACCATCAGCAAAGGTGATGTCTACTACGATATCCTCATAACTTGGCTTATCTAAAGTCACTACAAAGACTGCATCTGCTCCTTCTGCTACTGTTACATCTGCAATAGTAATAGTTGGTGCTGCACCGTCATTGTCGGTGATTGTTCCAGTTCCGGTTGCATTTGGAGCTGCTGTAGTTCCACTAGCTACTGTTCCCGTTACCGTAAAGTTTTCGTTTACTTCAAATAAAGCATCGTCTACTGTTGGGAACGTGATTGGTCCGCTGGTAGTCTGTCCCGCAGGGATTGTTACCTGTAGCGGTGTTCCGTCTGTATAATCCTCAGGATTGGTTGCAGTACCATCAGCAAAGGTGATGTCTACTACGATATCCTCATAACTTGGTTTATCTAAAGTCACTACAAAGACTGCATCTGCTCCTTCTGCTACTGTTACATCTGCAATAGTAATAGTTGGTGCTGCGCCGTCATTGTCGGTGATTGTTCCGGTTCCAGTTGCACTTGGAGCTGCTGTAGTTCCACTAGCTACTGTTCCCGTTACCGTAAAGTTTTCGTTTACTTCAAATAAAGCATCGTCTACTGTTGGGAACGTGATTGGTCCGCTGGTAGTCTGTCCCGCAGGGATTGTTACCTGTAGCGGTGTTCCATCTGTATAATCCTCAGGATTGGTTGCAGTACCATCAGCAAAGGTGATGTCTACTACGATATCCTCATAACTTGGTTTATCTAAAGTCACTACAAAGACTGCATCTACTCCTTCTGCTACTGTTACATCTGCAATAGTAATAGTTGGTGCTGCGCCGTCATTGTCGGTGATTGTTCCGGTTCCGGTTGCACCTGGAGCTGTTGTAGTTCCACTAGCTACTGTTCCCGTTACCGTAAAGTTTTCGGCTACTTCAAATAAAGCATCGTCTACTGTTGGGAACGTGATTGGTCCGCTGGTAGTCTGTCCCGCTGGGATTGTTACCTGTAGCGGTGTTCCATCTGTATAATCCTCAGGATTGGTTGCAGTACCATCAGCAAAGGTGATGTCTACTACGATATCCTCATAACTTGGTTTATCTAAAGTCACTACAAAGACTGCATCTGCTCCTTCTGCTACTGTTACATCTGCAATAGTAATAGTTGGTGCTGCGCCGTCATTGTCGGTGATTGTTCCGGTTCCAGTTGCACTTGGAGCTGCTGTAGTTCCACTAGCTACTGTTCCCGTTACCGTAAAGTTTTCGGCTACTTCAAATAAAGCATCGTCTACTGTTGGGAACGTGATTGGTCCGCTGGTAGTCTGTCCCGCAGGGATTGTTACCTGTAGTGGTGTTCCGTCTGTATAATCCTCAGGATTGGTTGCAGTACCATCAGCAAAGGTGATGTCTACTACGATATCCTCATAACTTGGTTTATCTAAAGTCACTACAAAGACTGCATCTACTCCTTCTGCTACTGTTACATCTGCAATAGTAATAGTTGGTGCTGCGCCGTCGTTGTCGGTGATTGTTCCGGTTCCGGTTGCACTTGGAGCTGCTGTAGTTCCACTAGCTACTGTTCCCGTTACCGTAAAGTTTTCGGCTACTTCAAATAAAGCATCGTCTACTGTTGGGAACGTGATTGGTCCGCTGGTAGTCTGTCCCGCTGGGATTGTTACCTGTAGCGGTGTTCCATCTGTATAATCCTCAGGATTGGTTGCAGTACCATCAGCAAAGGTGATGTCTACTACGATATCCTCATAACTTGGTTTATCTAAAGTCACTACAAAGACTGCATCTGCTCCTTCTGCTACTGTTACATCTGCAATAGTAATAGTTGGTGCTGCGCCGTCATTGTCGGTGATTGTTCCGGTTCCAGTTGCATTTGGAGCTGCTGTAGTTCCACTAGCTACTGTTCCCGTTACCGTAAAGTTTTCGGCTACTTCAAATAAAGCATCGTCTACTGTTGGGAACGTGATTGGTCCACTGGTAGTCTGTCCCGCTGGGATTGTTACCTGTAGTGGTGTTCCGTCTGTATAATCTTCAGGATTGGTTGCAGTACCATCAGCAAAGGTGATGTCTACTACGATATCCTCATAACTTGGTTTATCTAAAGTCACTACAAAGACTGCATCTACTCCTTCTGCTACTGTTACATCTGCAATAGTAATGGTTGGTGCTGCGCCGTCATTGTCGGTGATTGTTCCGGTTCCGGTTGCACCTGGAGCTGCTGTAGTTCCACTAGCTACTGTTCCCGTTACCGTAAAGTTTTCGGCTACTTCAAATAAAGCATCGTCTACTGTTGGGAACGTGATTGGTCCACTGGTAGTCTGTCCCGCAGGGATTGTTACCTGTAGTGGTGTTCCATCTGTATAATCCTCAGGATTGGTTGCAGTACCATCAGCAAAGGTGATGTCTACTACGATATCCTCATAACTTGGTTTATCTAAAGTCACTACAAAGACTGCATCTACTCCTTCTGCTACTGTTACATCTGCAATAGTAATGGTTGGTGCTGCGCCGTCATTGTCGGTGATTGTTCCAGTTCCGGTTGCATTTGGAGCTGCTGTAGTTCCACTAGCTACTGTTCCCGTTACCGTAAAGTTTTCGGCTACTTCAAATAAAGCATCGTCTACTGTTGGGAACGTGATTGGTCCACTGGTAGTCTGTCCCGCTGGGATTGTTACCTGTAGCGGTGTTCCATCTGTATAATCCTCAGGATTGGTTGCAGTACCATCAGCAAAGGTGATGTCTACTACGATATCCTCATAACTTGGTTTATCTAAAGTCACTACAAAGACTGCATCTACTCCTTCTGCTACTGTTACATCTGCAATAGTAATAGTTGGTGCTGCACCGTCGTTGTCGGTGATTGTTCCGGTTCCAGTTGCACTTGGAGCTGCTGTAGTTCCACTAGCTACTGTTCCCGTTACCGTAAAGTTTTCGTTTACTTCAAATAAAGCATCGTCTACTGTTGGGAACGTGATTGGTCCGCTGGTAGTCTGTCCCGCTGGGATTGTTACCTGTAGCGGTGTTCCGTCTGTATAATCCTCAGGATTGGTTGCAGTACCATCAGCAAAGGTGATGTCTACTACGATATCCTCATAACTTGGTTTATCTAAAGTCACTACAAAGACTGCATCTACTCCTTCTGCTACTGTTACATCTGCAATAGTAATAGTTGGTGCTGCACCGTCATTGTCGGTGATTGTTCCGGTTCCGGTTGCACTTGGAGCTGCTGTAGTTCCACTAGCTACTGTTCCCGTTACCGTAAAGTTTTCGTTTACTTCAAATAAAGCATCGTCTACTGTTGGGAACGTGATTGGTCCACTGGTAGTCTGTCCCGCTGGGATTGTTACCTGTAGCGGTGTTCCATCTGTATAATCTTCAGGATTGGTTGCAGTACCATCAGCAAAGGTGATGTCTACTACGATATCCTCATAACTTGGCTTATCTAAAGTCACTACAAAGACTGCATCTGCTCCTTCTGCTACTGTTACATCTGCAATAGTAATGGTTGGTGCTGCACCGTCATTGTCGGTGATTGTTCCAGTTCCGGTTGCATTTGGAGCTGCTGTAGTTCCACTAGCTACTGTTCCCGTTACCGTAAAGTTTTCGGCTACTTCAAATAAAGCATCGTCTACTGTTGGGAACGTGATTGGTCCGCTGGTAGTCTGTCCCGCAGGGATTGTTACCTGTAGCGGTGTTCCG encodes:
- a CDS encoding Calx-beta domain-containing protein gives rise to the protein MQIRNASNSYTDISTALRPEDNFFNSKITRYGQDVTNRVPASTNTLGFDAGVFTLNNPNNSLLGNDQTSTILRLTSTQETYSLYMVGLAVEVYEPELSPLLLTTNLGAQNELIIDQTVRATFQVKNFGNDDMKNLSISYVVPSSVNYVPNASLLPAGVTVNYVAGTRTLNFGFADNIVEVGDAVLSVGFDLKASSDCSLAGTQFNLQLNANYRGVKNTTQKTTLSSSALSGACPVGNLQPSRITLVASGACKPTAVNDSASTQVDSPLNIDVVINDNFGGDGPASQAIVVASNPSNGTAVVDTNGTPNDPTDDTILYTPALGYVGSDSFTYTIKDANGDTSTATVDVTVSNVIVTPPGQRNCDCAPFYQNSNFVNPVKISGTNLQPGAVYRFSNVFTDSPSPIDALVKIVKFNNGASLLNIDVAGQGVPANFQPQIKSSTNGDQSVEFEITFVTGGGNYGNEVVISFFGTPFDIDGDSQRTREYAELSLPDAYYQSADTRISIQRKIGSVRGTAINPTTAPGGDISSDARYTFSNYWEGKSKLNYTIGKENGNSDRYYSLALKNANYANPQSTIVTAPVICGNVSDEGGDPLRGVKVNITGTDGSSATLSTDINGNYRYQTSIPSALVDVTYTITETDLENYVSISDADGGPDFNKITRVVNLMSTCQNNFVDDGRPLAQDDAAQASPLRPIQPVNIRVLENDIFGPDGPSTGTITIVSQPAVGSAVVNNSGTPNDPTDDFITYNPPLLNLVPVQLTYQICDSDGDCDTAVVRIGILDDSPRAQDDQYTVSEDSQNNPLTVLVNDDFGNDGPGSLSVVSGPSNGTLTPNNNGTPGDLSDDFFTYTPNADYFGNDLFTYQICDADSPISDRECSTATVRILVAADPTLSVQPVQVVEGQPLQFVFTISDVSTEDVVIQVNTSDVSATAGLDYTAAVNQIITIPAGQLTANYVVNSLEDIIYENSEVFNIQGSVQTNNTRNLTVSTTGTITDNDGAAPTITIADVTVAEGVDAVFVVTLDKPSYEDIVVDITFADGTATNPEDYTDGTPLQVTIPAGQTTSGPITFPTVDDALFEVNENFTVTGTVASGTTAAPNATGTGTITDNDGAAPTITIADVTVAEGADAVFVVTLDKPSYEDIVVDITFADGTATNPEDYTDGTPLQVTIPAGQTTSGPITFPTVDDALFEVNENFTVTGTVASGTTAAPSATGTGTITDNDGAAPTITIADVTVAEGVDAVFVVTLDKPSYEDIVVDITFADGTATNPEDYTDGTPLQVTIPAGQTTSGPITFPTVDDALFEVAENFTVTGTVASGTTAAPNATGTGTITDNDGAAPTITIADVTVAEGVDAVFVVTLDKPSYEDIVVDITFADGTATNPEDYTDGTPLQVTIPAGQTTSGPITFPTVDDALFEVDENFTVTGTVASGTTAAPGATGTGTITDNDGAAPTITIADVTVAEGVDAVFVVTLDKPSYEDIVVDITFADGTATNPEDYTDGTPLQVTIPAGQTTSGPITFPTVDDALFEVAENFTVTGTVASGTTAAPNATGTGTITDNDGAAPTITIADVTVAEGVDAVFVVTLDKPSYEDIVVDITFADGTATNPEDYTDGTPLQVTIPAGQTTSGPITFPTVDDALFEVAENFTVTGTVASGTTAAPNATGTGTITDNDGAAPTITIADVTVAEGADAVFVVTLDKPSYEDIVVDITFADGTATNPEDYTDGTPLQVTIPAGQTTSGPITFPTVDDALFEVNENFTVTGTVASGTTAAPSATGTGTITDNDGAAPTITIADVTVAEGVDAVFVVTLDKPSYEDIVVDITFADGTATNPEDYTDGTPLQVTIPAGQTTSGPITFPTVDDALFEVNENFTVTGTVASGTTAAPSATGTGTITDNDGAAPTITIADVTVAEGVDAVFVVTLDKPSYEDIVVDITFADGTATNPEDYTDGTPLQVTIPAGQTTSGPITFPTVDDALFEVAENFTVTGTVASGTTAAPNATGTGTITDNDGAAPTITIADVTVAEGVDAVFVVTLDKPSYEDIVVDITFADGTATNPEDYTDGTPLQVTIPAGQTTSGPITFPTVDDALFEVAENFTVTGTVASGTTAAPGATGTGTITDNDGAAPTITIADVTVAEGVDAVFVVTLDKPSYEDIVVDITFADGTATNPEDYTDGTPLQVTIPAGQTTSGPITFPTVDDALFEVAENFTVTGTVASGTTAAPNATGTGTITDNDGAAPTITIADVTVAEGADAVFVVTLDKPSYEDIVVDITFADGTATNPEDYTDGTPLQVTIPAGQTTSGPITFPTVDDALFEVAENFTVTGTVASGTTAAPSATGTGTITDNDGAAPTITIADVTVAEGVDAVFVVTLDKPSYEDIVVDITFADGTATNPEDYTDGTPLQVTIPAGQTTSGPITFPTVDDALFEVAENFTVTGTVASGTTAAPSATGTGTITDNDGAAPTITIADVTVAEGADAVFVVTLDKPSYEDIVVDITFADGTATNPEDYTDGTPLQVTIPAGQTTSGPITFPTVDDALFEVAENFTVTGTVASGTTTAPGATGTGTITDNDGAAPTITIADVTVAEGVDAVFVVTLDKPSYEDIVVDITFADGTATNPEDYTDGTPLQVTIPAGQTTSGPITFPTVDDALFEVNENFTVTGTVASGTTAAPSATGTGTITDNDGAAPTITIADVTVAEGADAVFVVTLDKPSYEDIVVDITFADGTATNPEDYTDGTPLQVTIPAGQTTSGPITFPTVDDALFEVNENFTVTGTVASGTTAAPNATGTGTITDNDGAAPTITIADVTVAEGADAVFVVTLDKPSYEDIVVDITFADGTATNPEDYTDGTPLQVTIPAGQTTSGPITFPTVDDALFEVNENFTVTGTVASGTTAAPNATGTGTITDNDGAAPTITIADVTVAEGVDAVFVVTLDKPSYEDIVVDITFADGTATNPEDYTDGTPLQVTIPAGQTTSGPITFPTVDDALFEVDENFTVTGTVASGTTAAPNATGTGTITDNDGAAPTITIADVTVAEGVDAVFVVTLDKPSYEDIVVDITFADGTATNPEDYTDGTPLQVTIPAGQTTSGPITFPTVDDALFEVNENFTVTGTVASGTTAAPSATGTGTITDNDGAAPTITIADVTVAEGVDAVFVVTLDKPSYEDIVVDITFADGTATNPEDYTDGTPLQVIIPAGQTTSGPITFPTVDDALFEVDENFTVTGTVASGTTAAPSATGTGTITDNDGAAPTITIADVTVAEGVDAVFVVTLDKPSYEDIVVDITFADGTATNPEDYTDGTPLQVTIPAGQTTSGPITFPTVDDALFEVAENFTVTGTVASGTTAAPSATGTGTITDNDGAAPTITIADVTVAEGVDAVFVVTLDKPSYEDIVVDITFADGTATNPEDYTDGTPLQVTIPAGQTTSGPITFPTVDDALFEINENFTVTGTVASGTTAAPNATGTGTITDNDGAAPTITIADVTVAEGADAVFVVTLDKPSYEDIVVDITFADGTATNPEDYTDGTPLQVTIPAGQTTSGPITFPTVDDALFEVNENFTVTGTVASGTTAAPNATGTGTITDNDGAAPTITIADVTVAEGADAVFVVTLDKPSYEDIVVDITFADGTATNPEDYTDGTPLQVTIPAGQTTSGPITFPTVDDALFEVNENFTVTGTVASGTTAAPSATGTGTITDNDGAAPTITIADVTVAEGVDAVFVVTLDKPSYEDIVVDITFADGTATNPEDYTDGTPLQVTIPAGQTTSGPITFPTVDDALFEVNENFTVTGTVASGTTAAPSATGTGTITDNDGAAPTITIADVTVAEGVDAVFVVTLDKPSYEDIVVDITFADGTATNPEDYTDGTPLQVTIPAGQTTSGPITFPTVDDALFEVDENFTVTGTVASGTTAAPSATGTGTITDNDGAAPTITIADVTVAEGADAVFVVTLDKPSYEDIVVDITFADGTATNPEDYTDGIPLQVTIPAGQTTSGPITFPTVDDALFEVDENFTVTGTVASGTTAAPSATGTGTITDNDGAAPTITIADVTVAEGADAVFVVTLDNQVMRIL